One segment of Capnocytophaga sp. oral taxon 878 DNA contains the following:
- a CDS encoding SH3 domain-containing protein: MEDKELITFLYHNAEKIDIENGDFDNILSEWDFRNLYLSKMIKITFGDNDTTARKLKILEKIKDSFYKHALNEVKNEYRTYNNISGPYFVYLVEKKDKEVKGILEKIITDTTMRHDNREELKSFLKKYNTYYYINGKERDIEIKKEANSSSYTISKIRNGEEVRVVEDEDDWLLIITTDGIKGYIHKNNIKIEIIQ, translated from the coding sequence ATGGAAGATAAAGAATTAATAACTTTTTTGTATCATAATGCAGAAAAAATAGACATTGAAAATGGAGATTTTGACAATATCTTATCAGAATGGGATTTTCGGAATTTATATTTGTCAAAAATGATAAAAATAACATTTGGAGATAATGATACAACAGCTCGTAAATTAAAAATATTAGAAAAGATCAAAGATAGTTTTTATAAACATGCTCTAAATGAAGTGAAAAATGAATATAGAACATATAATAATATTTCAGGACCCTATTTCGTTTATCTTGTAGAAAAAAAAGACAAAGAAGTCAAGGGAATATTAGAAAAGATTATAACAGATACTACTATGAGACATGACAATAGGGAAGAGTTAAAATCTTTCCTAAAAAAATATAATACTTACTACTATATTAATGGAAAGGAAAGAGATATAGAAATAAAAAAAGAAGCAAATTCATCTTCCTATACTATAAGTAAGATAAGAAACGGAGAAGAAGTAAGAGTAGTTGAAGACGAAGACGATTGGTTATTAATTATAACAACAGATGGAATAAAAGGATATATTCATAAAAATAATATAAAAATAGAAATCATACAATGA